In Labrus bergylta chromosome 6, fLabBer1.1, whole genome shotgun sequence, the following proteins share a genomic window:
- the si:dkey-86e18.1 gene encoding uncharacterized protein si:dkey-86e18.1 — MARNSEKQQGRLNRLWLQREREEGRLREVPERRPRLSALNSASSVKKWIPSIKSEIEYYLQQSQLSHYPERKIAQFQQHIDSLEKEYKSFMSKLRVLDPTCKHSPWTPRAYHKRRADPSGTSSSVKTPRLSDSEGVSTDRRSEEGPDCNRPSDSDRAVTFLTNPLSGSSEGLSEDQNQDQPLLFDHMKLCVSAAAFRGPPSQLASSHTHSLTRVLQAGLPNLVNSSSSSNSRSRDSETQRNCGKSSVIETTDRTTHILGLDCYSSSSEEEEEESRLN, encoded by the exons ATGGCGAGAAACTCGGAGAAACAGCAGGGCAGACTTAACAGACtgtggctgcagagagagagagagg AAGGTCGTCTCAGAGAAGTTCCTGAGCGGAGACCTCGGCTG TCCGCTCTGAATTCAGCCTCTTCTGTGAAGAAGTGGATCCCCAGCATCAAGTCAGAGATCGAGTATTATCTGCAG CAGTCCCAGCTCTCTCATTACCCAGAGAGGAAGATCGCTCAGTTCCAGCAGCACATTGACTCTTTAGAGAAAGAGTATAAAAGCTTCATGTCCAAACTACGAGTACTCGACCCGACCTGTAAACACTCGCCGTGGACGCCCCGAGCATACCACAAACGCCGTGCTGACCCCTCCGGCACATCCAGCTCAG TGAAAACTCCTCGTCTTAGTGACTCTGAAGGAGTCAGTACTGACAGACGATCTGAGGAGGGTCCAGACTGTAACAGACCCTCAGACTCTGACAGAGCCGTCACGTTTCTGACCAATCCTCTCTCAGGATCATCAGAAGGGCTCTCTGAGGACCAGAATCAGGACCAGCCCCTCCTCTTTGACCacatgaagctgtgtgtgtctgctgctgcGTTCAGAGGACCTCCCTCACAGCTCGCCTCCTCTCACACTCACAGTCTGACCCGCGTCCTGCAGGCTGGACTCCCTAACCTGGTAAattcctcgtcctcctccaaCAGTAGGagcagagactcagagacacagaggaatTGTGGGAAATCCTCGGTCATTGAGACCACAGACAGGACGACTCACATCCTGGGACTGGACTGTTACTCTTCAtcctctgaggaggaggaggaggagagcag GTTGAACTAA
- the faslg gene encoding tumor necrosis factor ligand superfamily member 6 gives MAHHEQNYPFPQVFLVDGGGGSQYPANQSNLVPCWSFPPPQERRRSQERSGGCLGVRPGAAMLVLMLFLLVFAALGFEAFQIYTLQRELKELRQVKPVSEPHSAQKQIGFSDPAWRQEDIRTAAHVTGRMDGVSQAHTLLWEPHAGRGFTLGAVAYRYQDGALQVNETGLYHIYSRVELTLKDCSPESSFLHVVFVRRAGRNPPLRLMEAYRAGFCSQRTGLSWTTESYLGSALQLQKLDRVYVNMSQPNDLRRVPYANFFGLYKI, from the exons ATGGCCCACCATGAACAGAACTACCCCTTCCCTCAGGTATTCCTCGTGGACGGAGGAGGGGGTTCGCAGTATCCTGCCAATCAGTCCAACCTTGTACCCTGCTGGTCCTTCCCACCCCCTCAGGAGAGACGGAGGAGCCAGGAGAGGAGCGGGGGCTGCCTGGGTGTGCGTCCCGGCGCGGCCATGCTGGTCCTGATGCTGTTCCTGCTTGTGTTCGCCGCGCTCGGCTTCGAGGCTTTCCAGATCTACACGCTGCAGAGAGAGCTGAAGGAGCTCCGACAG GTTAAACCTGTGAGTGAGCCACACAGTGCGCAGAAGCAGATCG GTTTCTCTGACCCTGCGTGGagacaagaggacatcagaacTGCAGCACATGTGACAG gGCGGATGGACGGTGTCTCCCAGGCTCACACTCTTCTCTGGGAACCTCATGCAGGACGGGGCTTCACACTAGGAGCCGTGGCCTACAGGTATCAGGACGGAGCTCTGCAGGTAAATGAGACAGGACTGTACCACATTTACTCCCGTGTGGAGCTTACCTTAAAGGACTGCTCCCCCGAGTCCTCCTTCCTGCATGTCGTGTTCGTGCGGCGAGCAGGCCGGAATCCTCCTCTGCGCTTGATGGAGGCATACAGGGCGGGGTTCTGCTCTCAAAGGACCGGACTCTCCTGGACCACAGAGAGCTACCTGGGCTCAGCCCTGCAGCTGCAGAAGCTAGACCGAGTCTATGTGAACATGTCTCAGCCCAACGACCTGCGACGTGTTCCCTACGCCAACTTCTTCGGCCTATACAAAATCTGA
- the jun gene encoding transcription factor AP-1, which translates to METTFYDDFTQPDSSFTFSAPKALKHNMTLNLADPSSSLKPHLRAKAADLLTSPDVGLLKLASPELERLIIQSSNGLITTTPTPTQFICPKNVTDEQEGFAEGFVRALAELHHQHMPAPGTVSDSSAAQTVGSALPPVSSAAGAPVYSSGSLRADSPVYEDLNTFTPAISTVSAPSYTTSAPTMSFSAAAAVPPQLSLYGQPSSAPLARLSALKEEPQTVPEMPGETPPLSPINMESQERIKAERKRMRNRIAASKCRKRKLERISRLEDKVKTLKCQNSELSSTANLLREQVAQLKQKVMNHVNSGCQLMLTQQLQTF; encoded by the coding sequence ATGGAGACTACTTTCTATGATGACTTCACTCAGCCGGACTCGTCATTTACCTTCAGCGCCCCGAAAGCcctgaaacacaacatgacCCTGAACCTGGCGGACCCCTCCAGCTCCCTTAAGCCGCACCTTCGGGCTAAAGCAGCGGACCTCCTCACCTCCCCGGACGTGGGTCTCCTAAAGCTGGCCTCTCCGGAGCTGGAACGGCTCATCATCCAGTCCAGTAACGGCCTCATCACCACCACCCCGACCCCCACCCAGTTCATCTGCCCCAAGAACGTCACGGACGAACAGGAGGGCTTCGCGGAGGGCTTCGTCCGGGCCCTGGCGGAGCTGCACCACCAGCACATGCCGGCTCCGGGGACCGTGAGTGACAGCTCGGCTGCCCAGACCGTCGGCTCCGCACTGCCGCCGGTGTCCTCCGCGGCCGGAGCTCCCGTCTACAGCAGCGGCTCCCTGCGCGCGGACTCTCCGGTCTATGAGGACCTGAACACTTTCACACCGGCCATCAGCACAGTGTCGGCCCCCAGCTACACTACCTCCGCCCCTACCATGTcgttctctgctgctgctgctgttccgCCGCAGCTGTCCCTGTACGGGCAGCCCTCCTCCGCCCCGCTGGCCCGGCTCAGCGCGCTAAAAGAGGAGCCGCAGACCGTGCCTGAGATGCCAGGGGAGACGCCTCCTCTGTCCCCCATCAACATGGAGAGCCAGGAGCGCATCAAGGCCGAGAGGAAGCGTATGAGGAACCGCATCGCAGCCTCCAAGTGCCGGAAGAGGAAGCTTGAGCGGATCTCCCGCCTCGAGGACAAAGTGAAGACGTTAAAGTGTCAGAACTCGGAGCTCTCGTCCACCGCCAACCTGCTGCGCGAGCAGGTGGCCCAGCTCAAGCAGAAGGTGATGAACCACGTGAACAGCGGCTGTCAGCTCATGTTGACGCAGCAGCTCCAGACCTTCTGA